The following proteins are co-located in the Gordonia polyisoprenivorans genome:
- a CDS encoding Hsp20/alpha crystallin family protein, with the protein MATNGRLVPARRAATPFLSPFRMFEDNRGLLDFFDTAFAGLEPTRFADAWTPAVTVEETESAYIVEAELPGIKREDISVELDDNVLHVHGETTEVERTGEVRHQTRRTGKFDYRLGVPGEVDTDKVEATLTDGVLRLELAKAAPAVARRIEITDGSSDAS; encoded by the coding sequence ATGGCAACCAACGGCCGTCTCGTTCCCGCCCGTCGCGCCGCGACCCCGTTCTTGAGCCCGTTCCGGATGTTCGAGGACAACCGCGGACTGCTCGACTTCTTCGACACCGCCTTCGCCGGACTCGAACCCACGCGGTTCGCCGACGCGTGGACCCCGGCGGTGACCGTCGAGGAGACCGAGAGCGCCTACATCGTCGAGGCCGAGCTGCCGGGCATCAAGCGCGAGGACATCAGCGTCGAACTCGACGACAACGTCCTGCATGTGCACGGTGAGACCACCGAGGTCGAGCGCACCGGCGAGGTACGCCATCAGACCCGGCGCACCGGCAAGTTCGACTATCGCCTCGGGGTACCGGGAGAGGTCGACACCGACAAGGTCGAGGCCACACTCACCGATGGCGTCCTGCGTCTCGAGCTCGCCAAGGCCGCACCCGCGGTCGCCCGGCGCATCGAGATCACCGACGGCTCGTCCGACGCGAGCTGA
- a CDS encoding nitrate ABC transporter substrate-binding protein: MRIPTTSLRAAVATAAVATCLAAITGCTDSSSTSGAASSLPPAPPQYNLAASCPKDVVVQLQWQPQSDMAGVIGLLGPGYSVNTDQKSATGPLVFDGKDTGVDITLRAGGPAIGFQSVPSVMYSDDSIDLGLVHGDQMVSAATAQRVVGVTPLLQYNPSILMWDPKAHPTWKTIADIGKSDATVVVSKDQVFPQWLVAKGLLKQSQLDTGYDGAPARFVGDPTIAQQGFANSEPYIYEHETPSWDKPVAYAMVKDAGYDVYASNVTVRADKLDSLRACLTKLVPMIQQTGKNYVSAPEAINTTITDWVSQDVAFTPYSKGEAAYSAQLLKDKGVIGPDSAGAWGGYDLTKAQTSIDELIPVLNKTGANLPATLPASQLYTTEFIDQNIR, encoded by the coding sequence ATGCGAATCCCGACCACCTCCCTCCGCGCCGCCGTGGCCACCGCCGCGGTGGCCACCTGCCTCGCGGCCATCACCGGCTGCACCGACTCGTCGAGCACCTCCGGCGCCGCGTCGAGCCTTCCGCCCGCGCCTCCGCAGTACAACCTGGCCGCGTCGTGCCCGAAAGATGTTGTGGTGCAACTCCAGTGGCAGCCACAGTCCGACATGGCCGGCGTCATCGGCCTGCTCGGCCCGGGCTACAGCGTCAACACCGATCAGAAGTCGGCCACCGGGCCGCTCGTCTTCGACGGCAAGGACACCGGCGTCGACATCACCCTGCGCGCCGGCGGGCCGGCGATCGGATTCCAATCGGTGCCCTCGGTGATGTACTCCGACGATTCGATCGATCTCGGCTTGGTGCACGGCGACCAGATGGTCTCGGCGGCGACCGCCCAGCGCGTCGTCGGCGTGACACCGCTGCTGCAGTACAACCCGTCGATCCTCATGTGGGACCCGAAGGCCCATCCGACCTGGAAGACCATCGCCGACATCGGCAAATCCGACGCAACCGTCGTGGTGTCCAAGGACCAGGTCTTCCCGCAGTGGCTGGTGGCCAAGGGCCTGCTCAAACAAAGTCAGCTCGACACCGGATACGACGGCGCCCCGGCCCGTTTCGTCGGCGACCCGACCATCGCACAGCAGGGCTTCGCCAACTCCGAGCCGTATATCTACGAGCACGAGACGCCGTCCTGGGACAAGCCCGTCGCGTACGCGATGGTCAAGGACGCGGGCTACGACGTGTACGCCTCGAACGTCACCGTGCGCGCCGACAAACTCGACTCACTGCGCGCCTGCCTGACCAAGCTGGTCCCGATGATCCAGCAGACCGGCAAGAACTATGTCTCCGCACCCGAGGCCATCAACACCACGATCACCGACTGGGTGAGCCAGGACGTCGCGTTCACCCCCTACAGCAAGGGCGAGGCCGCCTACTCGGCGCAACTGCTCAAGGACAAGGGCGTGATCGGTCCGGATTCCGCGGGCGCCTGGGGTGGCTACGACCTCACCAAGGCCCAGACGTCGATCGATGAGCTGATCCCAGTGCTGAACAAAACGGGTGCGAACCTGCCGGCCACCCTGCCCGCCTCGCAGCTGTACACCACCGAGTTCATCGACCAGAACATTCGCTGA
- a CDS encoding ABC transporter ATP-binding protein, whose product MSLIDTVNEPDARHLRKGVVISVAGARKRFESGTQALAEVDLDVATGDFVAVVGPSGCGKSTLLRMAAGLESPTSGSVALATDSVGVIFQEPTLLGWRSVQANVELCAELAGMPKAQRRSRAADAIEAVGLTGFEKQLPRMLSGGMKMRVSLARMLAKDPEVMLLDEPFGALDEMTRLDMQSELLRLYTAHRFTAMFITHSMSEAVFLANRVIVMSARPGRIVADLRIDFPYPRDPELRFDPAFTAHVAEVSTTLRGA is encoded by the coding sequence ATGAGTCTCATCGACACCGTCAACGAGCCGGACGCCCGGCACCTGCGCAAGGGAGTGGTCATCTCGGTGGCCGGGGCGCGCAAACGATTCGAGTCCGGGACCCAAGCCCTTGCCGAGGTCGACCTCGACGTCGCCACAGGCGATTTCGTCGCCGTGGTCGGTCCCTCGGGCTGCGGTAAGTCGACGCTGCTGCGCATGGCCGCCGGTCTCGAGTCGCCGACCTCGGGCAGCGTCGCCCTGGCCACCGACTCGGTCGGCGTGATCTTCCAGGAACCCACCCTGCTCGGGTGGCGTTCGGTGCAGGCCAACGTCGAGCTGTGTGCCGAACTCGCCGGAATGCCCAAGGCGCAGCGCAGGTCCCGCGCCGCCGACGCCATCGAGGCGGTCGGGCTCACCGGCTTCGAGAAACAACTGCCGCGCATGCTGTCCGGTGGCATGAAGATGCGGGTGTCGTTGGCGCGCATGCTCGCCAAGGACCCCGAGGTGATGTTGCTCGACGAGCCGTTCGGCGCGCTCGACGAGATGACCCGCCTCGACATGCAATCGGAGTTGCTGCGGCTCTACACCGCACACCGATTCACCGCGATGTTCATCACCCACTCGATGTCGGAGGCGGTGTTCCTGGCCAACCGGGTCATCGTCATGTCCGCGCGGCCCGGCCGCATCGTCGCCGATCTGCGCATCGACTTCCCCTATCCGCGCGACCCCGAACTGCGATTCGACCCGGCCTTCACCGCCCACGTGGCCGAGGTCTCCACAACCCTGCGAGGTGCATGA
- a CDS encoding ABC transporter permease, which produces MMTLTSAVPKKNSTPAKNPVPTEAPAPATDSAAVPRAASPGTAARTRKALAMVAPPALSFGVGIALWYLVSYQILSPERRFLLPPPHQVLTTSLLDKAHVDPMLDALLVTARVSLVGFVVAAILGVGIGIVMSRGAFLERAIYPWAVVAQVIPVLAIVPLIGLWFGYGMTARTIVCVVIAIFPIIANTHFGLMSVDRGAHELFTLSRASIPARLWKLELPSALPAIMTGFRTASGLVVVGAIIGDMFFAKGQPGIGTLLDIYRSRLQSEDLIAAIILASLFGIAVFAVFSVLNALVHRRR; this is translated from the coding sequence ATGATGACCCTGACAAGCGCTGTCCCGAAGAAGAACTCGACCCCGGCGAAGAACCCGGTCCCGACGGAGGCCCCGGCCCCGGCGACGGATTCCGCCGCGGTGCCGCGCGCGGCGTCACCGGGAACGGCGGCGCGCACACGCAAGGCCCTGGCGATGGTGGCACCCCCGGCGCTGTCGTTCGGTGTCGGGATCGCCCTGTGGTACCTGGTCAGCTACCAGATCCTGAGCCCGGAGCGACGATTCCTGCTGCCCCCACCGCATCAGGTGCTGACCACCTCGCTGCTCGACAAGGCCCACGTCGACCCCATGCTCGACGCGCTGCTCGTCACCGCGCGGGTCAGCCTGGTGGGCTTCGTGGTGGCCGCGATACTCGGCGTGGGAATCGGCATCGTGATGAGTCGCGGGGCATTCCTCGAACGCGCCATCTACCCGTGGGCGGTGGTGGCCCAGGTGATCCCGGTGCTGGCCATCGTGCCGCTCATCGGATTGTGGTTCGGCTACGGCATGACCGCCCGGACCATCGTGTGCGTCGTCATCGCGATCTTCCCGATCATCGCCAACACCCACTTCGGGCTGATGTCGGTCGACCGCGGAGCTCACGAACTGTTCACCCTGTCACGGGCGTCGATTCCCGCCCGGCTGTGGAAACTCGAACTGCCCTCGGCACTTCCGGCGATCATGACCGGTTTCCGTACCGCGTCGGGCCTCGTCGTCGTCGGTGCGATCATCGGCGACATGTTCTTCGCCAAGGGCCAGCCCGGCATCGGCACCCTGCTCGACATCTACCGCTCGCGACTGCAATCGGAGGATCTCATCGCCGCGATCATCCTCGCGTCGCTGTTCGGGATCGCGGTGTTCGCCGTGTTCAGCGTGCTCAATGCGCTCGTGCACCGGCGCCGCTGA
- a CDS encoding isopenicillin N synthase family dioxygenase — protein sequence MFHVPVIDISAYRDPHADPSARAEVARALDEACAGVGFIQIVGHGVAPEVMTGLADALDEFYALPLEVKKRYTRPGENRGYSPPKSESLSMSLGVAAANQMNDFYEAFTVGSERDWYPGVSGLPVASYPDNTWPDAAPGFRPAVERWFDEARTVSRILLCAFTDALGLPDGYFATMVDHSIDALKMNNYTLPEGEIDLIGELTGMGAHTDFGILTVLWADQVPGLQVLDHDGVWHDVEPADGALIVNLGDAMARWTNDRWRSTIHRVDPPVVDGRILRRRSAAFFFDGNHDAVIETLPGCARTDQPGYPPITIADNINAKLAGMKSGIAPQGAEREAARVGAARPA from the coding sequence ATGTTTCACGTCCCCGTCATCGACATCTCCGCCTACCGAGATCCGCACGCCGACCCGTCGGCGCGTGCCGAGGTCGCCCGTGCCCTCGATGAGGCCTGCGCCGGAGTCGGTTTCATCCAGATCGTCGGCCACGGCGTCGCACCGGAGGTGATGACCGGCCTGGCCGATGCACTCGACGAGTTCTACGCCCTGCCGTTGGAGGTCAAGAAGCGCTACACCCGGCCGGGGGAGAATCGCGGTTACAGCCCGCCCAAGAGCGAGTCGCTGAGCATGAGTCTCGGTGTGGCCGCGGCGAATCAGATGAACGACTTCTACGAGGCGTTCACCGTCGGCTCCGAACGTGACTGGTACCCGGGGGTATCCGGGCTGCCGGTGGCGAGCTATCCCGACAACACCTGGCCCGACGCGGCCCCGGGATTCCGGCCGGCCGTCGAGCGGTGGTTCGACGAGGCGCGCACCGTGTCCCGAATCCTGTTGTGTGCGTTCACCGATGCGCTCGGTCTTCCCGACGGCTACTTCGCGACGATGGTCGACCACTCCATCGACGCGCTGAAGATGAACAACTACACCCTGCCCGAGGGGGAGATCGACCTGATCGGTGAGCTCACCGGGATGGGCGCGCACACCGACTTCGGGATCCTCACCGTGTTGTGGGCCGATCAGGTACCCGGGCTGCAGGTCCTCGACCACGACGGCGTCTGGCACGACGTCGAGCCCGCCGACGGTGCGCTCATCGTCAATCTCGGCGACGCGATGGCGCGCTGGACCAACGACCGGTGGCGTTCGACGATCCATCGCGTCGATCCGCCGGTCGTCGATGGTCGCATCCTGCGCCGGCGTTCGGCGGCGTTCTTCTTCGACGGCAACCATGACGCCGTCATCGAGACGCTGCCCGGATGTGCCCGCACCGATCAGCCCGGATACCCGCCGATCACCATCGCCGACAACATCAACGCCAAGCTGGCCGGCATGAAGTCGGGGATCGCACCGCAGGGTGCCGAGCGGGAGGCGGCGCGGGTCGGCGCGGCACGCCCGGCGTGA
- a CDS encoding GntR family transcriptional regulator, producing MSVDNSDGALLTQAVLRRLRDEIFDGTMGPGTPLSVPGLATRLEVSRSPVREAVQQLVVEGLAEYTPRVGAKVAVLDEDMLRQVFEVREVLDGLAARQATARVTFADLEVLWEHVRRQEEMLERPADHRRDAELDLDFHTAVRTLSGNKPLCDALLKLDTQSHLYRSDMWALEVNRRLAVTEHRRIVAALEAGDADGAERAACAHAAGVLVRLLRT from the coding sequence ATGAGCGTCGACAACAGCGATGGGGCATTGCTGACCCAGGCCGTCCTGCGTCGGCTGCGCGACGAGATCTTCGACGGGACGATGGGCCCCGGGACGCCGCTGAGCGTGCCCGGGCTCGCCACCCGGCTCGAGGTGTCGCGCAGCCCGGTGCGCGAGGCGGTGCAGCAGCTCGTCGTCGAGGGGCTCGCCGAATACACCCCGCGCGTCGGGGCCAAGGTCGCGGTGCTCGACGAGGACATGCTGCGCCAGGTGTTCGAGGTACGCGAGGTCCTCGACGGTCTCGCCGCCCGGCAGGCCACCGCCCGCGTCACCTTCGCCGACCTCGAAGTCCTGTGGGAGCACGTGCGCCGTCAGGAGGAGATGCTCGAGCGCCCCGCCGACCATCGGCGCGACGCCGAACTCGACCTCGACTTCCACACCGCGGTCCGTACGCTCTCGGGCAACAAGCCCTTGTGCGACGCCCTGCTCAAACTCGACACCCAGTCACACCTGTACCGCTCGGACATGTGGGCACTCGAGGTCAATCGGCGGCTCGCGGTCACCGAACACCGCCGGATCGTTGCCGCGCTGGAGGCAGGTGACGCCGACGGCGCGGAGCGTGCCGCATGCGCCCATGCAGCAGGTGTGCTGGTACGGCTGTTGCGGACTTGA